The following coding sequences are from one Sesamum indicum cultivar Zhongzhi No. 13 linkage group LG11, S_indicum_v1.0, whole genome shotgun sequence window:
- the LOC105173515 gene encoding uncharacterized protein LOC105173515 isoform X3 codes for MHQAMAVSGGPDSIALCILAAGWKSNDFDAAANRRNKFIDGLLAIVVDHGLRKESAEEANLVYQRITDMGIKCEVARCEWLDGRPKVGHLQEAARNKRYQTLQNICSQLQIGILLTAHHADDQAELFILRLSRNSGILGLAGMAFTSQMFPEFPDIRGEGSKAHGIILVRPLLEFSKEDMYNICQAGYKKWVEDPTNRSPLYARNRIRMSLFNLSSPVFKAELQAVISACRRTRLHVDNVCRLLLNQAVTVMPVCSSHGYAVIDLGNLHAMEVKDIYLAKFAAMVLQFISQRHRPVRGNASKLLLSYLRTFPCKTCLTVASCYLCPAPGSKGTQVLVCCSVNSSLPPMVKLFHGCSYVRENCFAKSELEQIIKESEAYLNRLLPDASSVPFLDMASSESVLTEAKKCGILSHCTHRSIISLQKEESENFKSKAEYLSDVSKDDVRSSGATLSQLFYPGQVGYFMNRFVLDWKVSNTGSCNALCTNEVVAVKELGTEGQCFCSSCITGNQKVAEVRHMIDTDWIYLSNLLKKTDMGDSQSPSHPSVKTEQLTEKTTDYAVLSARRALVSLKSIPVAARRAMPVLVNAEGVLLSIPSIGFSCCPHLTVSAVFNPRVPLDGGYSSFL; via the exons ATGCATCAGG CAATGGCTGTTTCTGGTGGTCCTGATAGTATCGCGCTCTGTATATTAGCTGCTGGTTGGAAATCTAATGACTTTGATGCTGCTGCCAATAGAAGAAACAAGTTCATTGACGGTCTTTTAGCAATTGTTGTGGATCATGGATTACGTAAGGAAAGTGCGGAGGAAGCAAACCTTGTTTACCAGCGAATTACAGATATGG GAATCAAATGTGAAGTTGCTCGCTGTGAATGGTTGGATGGTAGACCCAAGGTTGGTCACTTGCAAGAAGCAGCTCGCAATAAAAG GTATCAAACTTTACAAAACATATGTAGCCAGCTGCAGATTGGGATATTGTTAACCGCACATCATGCTGATGACCAG GCGGAGCTATTCATTCTCAGATTATCTAGAAATAGTGGCATTCTTGGTCTTGCTGGCATGGCATTTACTTCTCAAATGTTCCCGGAATTTCCTGATATTAGAGGAGAAGGATCAAAAGCTCATGGCATTATATTGGTCAGACCACTTCTAGAGTTCTCAAAAGAAGATATGTACAAT ATTTGTCAAGCTGGTTATAAGAAATGGGTGGAGGATCCAACAAATAGGAGTCCCTTGTATGCTCGCAATAGGATCAGAATGTCACTGTTTAACCTGTCATCAC CTGTTTTCAAGGCTGAGCTGCAAGCAGTCATATCAGCATGTCGAAGAACGCGATTGCATGTTGACAATGTTTGTCGCCTGCTGCTGAATCAGGCTGTGACCGTCATGCCTGTATGCTCTTCA CATGGATATGCAGTGATTGATCTGGGAAATCTCCATGCAATGGAGGTCAAGGACATTTACCTTGCAAAGTTTGCTGCTATGGTATTGCAG TTCATCTCACAAAGACATAGGCCTGTTCGAGGGAATGCATCAAAATTGCTACTAAGCTACCTTCGTACTTTTCCATGCAAG ACTTGTCTCACTGTAGCCAGCTGTTACCTATGTCCAGCACCAGGATCCAAAGGAACTCAGGTCCTGGTGTGCTGTTCTGTTAATTCATCTTTGCCTCCTATGGTAAAGTTGTTTCATGGATGCTCATATGTACGGGAAAATTGCTTTGCTAAAAGCGAGTTAGAGCAGATTATAAAAGAGAGTGAAGCATATTTAAATAGACTCCTACCAGATGCTTCAAGCGTTCCATTTTTGGATATGGCATCCTCTGAGTCCGTTCTAACTGAAGCCAAAAAATGTGGCATTCTTAGTCACTGTACCCATAGGAGTATTATTTCTCTGCAGAAGgaagaaagtgaaaattttaagtcCAAAGCTGAATATCTCTCTGATGTGTCAAAAGATGACGTAAGATCTTCAGGTGCAACTCTGAGCCAATTATTTTATCCTGGGCAAGTGGGATACTTCATGAATAGATTTGTATTGGATTGGAAAGTAAGCAATACAGGTTCTTGTAATGCATTGTGTACAAATGAGGTTGTTGCTGTCAAGGAGCTGGGTACAGAAGGACAATGTTTTTGCAGTTCTTGCATAACTGGGAATCAGAAGGTTGCGGAGGTGCGCCACATGATAGACACTGATTGGATATATCTTTCTAACTTGTTGAAGAAGACAGATATGGGAGACTCTCAATCACCAAGTCACCCTTCTGTAAAAACAGAGCAACTAACTGAAAAAACAACGGATTACGCTGTATTATCAGCACGTCGAGCTCTTGTGTCCTTAAAGTCTATCCCAGTTGCTGCAAGAAGAGCTATGCCTGTCCTGGTTAACGCTGAAGGAGTTCTGCTAAGCATTCCG aGCATTGGCTTCTCATGTTGCCCCCATCTGACGGTCTCTGCTGTTTTCAATCCTAGGGTACCCCTGGATGGAGGATATAGCTCATTTTTGTAG